In Aspergillus fumigatus Af293 chromosome 4, whole genome shotgun sequence, one genomic interval encodes:
- a CDS encoding Zn(II)2Cys6 transcription factor, with amino-acid sequence MSASSILDKPLLKVSRPVAACSRCRTAKIKCDGKLPACSACERVGKASTCSGASDEFARGKERSYVASLEGYCERLEKQIASLRYRKESSSTDERGTVRESSITSASSSDCVAQSHRKEVSDIDDLVGDFGFLSVNATSRDFHGITSSTSFANLLLSLAIAEPLPKLSSQSLPSRHEITPLLRHYFDNLYTQLPFFVETSFWTSVDAVYQSGGRFAKPFDHWILRLVLAISSASTSYQPGDRDHQRALSLISGALKYAEEVLRPGSVVGIQGILLLAQYSFFDPNHFRSWYLVGTAVRAMVDLGLHQDPPLEELSTPDRLDIRRIVYHCVYCLDRGVSTALERTISFSDASVNVALPSVTTAPGFALADASEIFLHSAQPAWHIIQIRQILSIAYHNKYEYENEATLPKATSPWTLCYKAQEWLENAPRNTSGPFNIIYALENLYTTVIILAPMHRYVGTSDYSKVLLFERCMDYIRKLHQILEAPSLVPLMTYLDIQRAYQVSSWILDLLDRHSDLVLNRSVPPLPNVPCETPEPPGIDNKDRVNCHARASVCLDYTQDLLQYCLRKWGIATLLDTFQTISASARKGLMHSPAIYIPGAGPYVTGPPLHPSADGGYPGYHHGHYGL; translated from the exons ATGTCGGCAAGCTCAATTTTAGACAAACCGCTTCTCAAAGTTAGTCGGCCGGTTGCCGCTTGCTCAAGATGCCGAACCGCGAAAATTAAATGCGATGGGAAACTTCCTGCCTGCTCCGCGTGTGAACGAGTAGGGAAGGCGAGCACCTGCTCTGGCGCCAGTGACGAGTTTGccagaggaaaagagagaagtTATGTAGCATCCTTGGAGGGGTACTGTGAGCGACTTGAAAAACAGATTGCAAGCCTGCGGTATCGCAAGGAATCTTCATCAACGGATGAAAGAGGGACTGTCCGGGAAAGCTCTATCActtcggcttcatcttcggaTTGTGTCGCTCAATCACATCGCAAAGAGGTTTCCGACATTGACGACTTAGTTGGGGATTTTGGCTTTTT GTCGGTCAATGCCACCTCACGAGATTTCCACGGTATTACTTCGAGCACGTCTTTCGCAAATCTTCTACTATCATTGGCAATTGCCGAGCCGCTGCCAAAATTATCATCGCAGTCATTACCCTCACGCCATGAAATAACACCTCTCTTGCGCCATTATTTCGACAACCTATACACACAGCTGCCTTTCTTCGTCGAGACAAGTTTTTGGACGTCTGTAGATGCTGTATATCAGTCCGGTGGTCGTTTCGCCAAGCCATTTGATCATTGGATTTTACGTCTTGTCTTAGCCATCTCGTCTGCTTCGACGTCGTATCAGCCTGGCGACAGAGATCATCAAAGGGCATTATCTTTGATTTCCGGGGCGCTGAAATACGCCGAAGAAGTTCTTCGCCCAGGATCCGTGGTTGGCATTCAGGGGATACTGTTGCTTGCCCAGTATTCCTTTTTCGACCCTAACCACTTTCGTAGTTGGTATCTTGTAGGAACGGCCGTCCGAGCAATGGTCGACCTTGGCTTGCATCAAGACCCTCCTTTGGAAGAGCTGTCTACTCCTGATCGTTTAGATATTCGTCGGATTGTTTATCATTGCGTCTACTGCTTGGATAG GGGTGTAAGCACCGCTTTGGAGAGAACAATTTCCTTCTCCGATGCGTCTGTCAATGTTGCTTTACCCTCAGTTACCACAGCACCTGGCTTTGCTCTTGCAGATGCAAGCGAGATCTTTTTGCACAGTGCGCAACCTGCTTGGCATATAATCCAAATTCGGCAAATACTGTCCATTGCATATCATAATAAGTATGAATACGAAAATGAGGCAACCCTCCCAAAAGCGACCTCGCCATGGACCCTGTGCTACAAAGCCCAGGAATGGCTGGAGAATGCTCCTCGGAACACTTCAGGGCCTTTCAACATTATTTATGCACTGGAGAACCTTTACACGACTGTCATCATTTTGGCGCCCATGCATCGATATGTTGGGACATCTGACTATTCGAAAGTTCTATTATTTGAGCGTTGCATGGATTACATCCGCAAACTCCACCAGATTTTGGAAGCACCGAGCTTGGTGCCACTGATGACATATCTTGACATTCAACGAGCATACCAGGTCAGTAGCTGGATTCTCGACCTCTTGGACCGACATTCAGATCTCGTCCTGAACCGCTCGGTGCCACCGCTTCCCAACGTCCCTTGTGAGACACCAGAACCACCCGGGATCGACAATAAGGACCGCGTGAACTGTCACGCACGAGCGAGCGTATGCCTGGATTATACCCAGGATCTCCTCCAATACTGCCTTAGAAAATGGGGAATCGCAACGCTTCTTGACACATTCCAGACAATTTCAGCGTCTGCTCGAAAAGGGCTCATGCACTCACCCGCGATTTACATTCCAGGTGCAGGGCCTTATGTGACCGGACCACCCTTGCACCCATCTGCGGATGGTGGATATCCTGGctatcatcatggccattATGGTCTCTGA